A genomic stretch from Hemibagrus wyckioides isolate EC202008001 linkage group LG02, SWU_Hwy_1.0, whole genome shotgun sequence includes:
- the ciita gene encoding MHC class II transactivator isoform X2, whose amino-acid sequence MVPFQEVLSEVRKVLQEAKLLPSLLTQLVEAQIFSAQYYQSFFAENLSDADVDVDDLARRLALPVWEKWDASKVIFSSVLMENEPENPEPEDIMTNVDQGETPPDRLLDLIVSTPIEDFPFEEFLDTSYSEDVWDAIPDGSDDKATLVCEVYEKISPGRKAQKRKRRVDERASEKTPRSKRSKRGLIPPSPPKSSETAPGFNTSVQEGDFHLTGMSSFLHLPLTIATTASLMPSGAPAMQIIQTFNPLSSPVIKSILPVGHTYVLVSPQSLAPVPLPQIAPLSPLDGTVAPLELSMSIQPVSSLSDSASRSQSPSQTAPVSPSKDKSPSKDLPATQEIKKIPVIPKNIQDFIERLKSHLGETCSMMQGGMSMESHYIDTPLVQRKLIIRTGKNANKCLEKELVVLSDSERKKAMMHRSHVFQNCASNNKHLITVLAKAGMGKSTFVQRLALDWSSGGLQQFQFIFLLNCKLLNLTQSSFSLKSLLFDSSTSPQCDDGEAVFKHVLAFPENVLVVFDSFDEMKDLEGLLQSPATSATDGNYSIRQLFSGLFQKKILSGCTVLIVTRPKDVLNQLLRKVDSILELSCFSPKDIETYVSNYFEDASEKEDALRKIQNQKYIFSLCSNPLLCRFTCYLAEHQKSSGLPSTLTDLYQRVLGQYLEQNDDLQGSKQELVQLCNVAWDGFKTQNSLLNQKQNQNLVDYGLNSGILLTHTGREEPDNSQVTYFANLFVQNFLSALLLVHSSELSDKTLLAQTTLHQRKKKVHGEWQDVLQRYTMGLLFQKNTPSCCRVFQSSTDLQAKRKTVEVHLENLKPGELIPSRLLELFHCVYEARNVKLAKLLVKNLPDNLSFCGAQLSPVDLHVVWHLLSQTKGLKRTFSLDLRDTCVPLSGLKELVALDFVTSFRAPTMDTINLWKDLHRSCDQLSLKSAIEKFTINPLKVSQVSHVENLFVLVQIHNEKKLPLCEAEPALEDGVPAVRYLQKLEYELGQQHNPEVFLQLVKILPALQSLHHLDLENNKMGDVEAEHLAGVLSSLASLKLLNLSQNCIGDGGVRRLSQALASASSLQSLSLYGNVIGDSGAESLASVLPLMTSLLDLDVKYNKFTDVGAKKLSAALKNSTSVKSLQMWNDCVPYGVLEHLQIQDCRIKAL is encoded by the exons ATGGTGCCTTTCCAAGAGGTTCTATCTGAGGTCAGGAAGGTTCTGCAGGAGGCAAAGCTCCTTCCTTCACTCCTTACCCAGCTTGTGGAGGCTCAGATCTTCTCGGCTCAGTACTACCAGAGCTTTTTTGCTGAGAATCTGAGTGATGCGGATGTGGACGTAGACGATTTGGCCAGGAGACTCGCTCTTCCCGTTTGGGAGAAGTGGGATGCCAGCAAAGTGATCTTCTCCTCAGTGCTCATGGAGAATGAGCCGGAGAACCCTG AACCTGAAGACATCATGACCAATGTGGATCAAGGGGAAACCCCTCCTG aTCGGTTATTGGACCTCATCGTGTCCACTCCGATTGAAGATTTTCCATTTGAAGAGTTTCTCG acacAAGTTACTCAGAAGATGTCTGGGACGCAATCCCAG ATGGATCAGACGATAAAGCCACACTGGTATGTGAAGTTTACGAGAAGATTTCCCCTGGCAGAAAAGCACAGAAAAGGAAGCGTAGAG TGGATGAGAGAGCATCAGAGAAAACTCCTCGCTCTAAACGCAGTAAACGAG gtctcatccctccatcaccccCCAAGAGCTCTGAAACAGCCCCAGGGTTCAACACTtctgtacaggaaggggatttCCATCTAACCGGCATGTCCTCGTTTTTACACCTCCCCTTAACGATTGCCACCACTGCCTCCCTGATGCCCTCTG GTGCGCCAGCAATGCAGATCATTCAAACATTCAATCCTCTTTCTTCTCCGGTCATTAAAAGTATTCTGCCAGTTGGACACACCTATGTGTTGG TTTCACCTCAATCTCTAGCTCCAGTGCCGTTGCCACAGATCGCCCCTCTGTCACCTC TGGACGGTACAGTGGCTCCTTTAGAGCTCAGCATGTCCATTCAGCCTGTAAGCTCGTTATCGGACAGTGCGAGTAGGAGTCAGTCTCCATCCCAAACAGCTCCAGTTTCACCCTCAAAAG ACAAATCACCCTCCAAAGATCTTCCTGCAACCCAGGAGATCAAGAAGATTCCAGTGATACCAA AGAACATTCAAGACTTTATCGAGCGTTTGAAATCACACCTTGGAGAAACGTGTAGTATGATGCAAGGAGGAATGAGCATGGAGTCACACTACATAGACACGCCGCTGGTGCAGAGGAAGCTGATAATCAGGACTGGAAAGAATGCAAACAAATGCTTAGAGAAGGAACTTGTGGTGCTCAGTGACTCGGAGCGAAAGAAAGCCATGATGCACAGGAGCCATGTTTTCCAAAACTGTGCATCCAATAACAAGCACCTAATCACCGTCCTTGCGAAAGCCGGCATGGGAAAAAGCACTTTCGTCCAGCGTTTGGCCTTGGACTGGTCCAGCGGTGGCCTTCAGCAGTTCCAGTTTATCTTTCTACTGAATTGCAAGCTTCTCAATCTGACTCAGAGCAGCTTCAGTCTGAAGAGTCTGCTTTTCGATTCTTCCACGTCTCCCCAGTGTGACGATGGGGAGGCCGTCTTCAAACATGTGCTCGCCTTCCCAGAGAACGTTCTTGTAGTTTTTGACAGTTTCGATGAAATGAAAGACCTCGAAGGTCTTCTTCAGTCCCCTGCTACCTCAGCAACGGATGGCAACTACAGTATCAGGCAGCTGTTCTCTGGTTTGTTCCAGAAAAAGATTCTGTCAGGGTGTACTGTTTTGATCGTCACCCGACCCAAAGATGTCCTGAATCAGCTGCTGCGTAAAGTAGACAGTATCCTGGAGTTATCTTGCTTTTCTCCGAAGGACATAGAAACGTACGTCTCTAACTATTTTGAGGACGCTTCGGAGAAAGAGGACGCACTAAGAAAAATCCAAAACCAAAAGTACATTTTCAGCTTGTGCTCGAACCCTTTGCTGTGTCGTTTTACCTGCTATTTGGCGGAGCATCAAAAAAGCAGTGGTTTGCCATCGACTCTAACGGATTTATACCAGAGAGTGCTGGGCCAGTATCTAGAGCAGAATGATGACCTTCAGGGATCCAAACAGGAACTTGTGCAGTTGTGTAACGTGGCATGGGATGGGTTTAAGACTCAGAACTCCCTtttaaaccaaaaacaaaaccaaaacctgGTAGACTACGGACTCAACTCTGGGATTCttttaacacacacaggaagggAAGAACCAGACAACAGCCAGGTCACTTATTTTGCTAATCTTTTTGTGCAGAACTTTCTAAGTGCCCTGCTTTTGGTACATTCCAGTGAACTGAGCGATAAAACGCTTCTGGCTCAGACCACGCTCCACCAACGGAAAAAAAAGGTTCATGGAGAATGGCAGGATGTGCTTCAGCGGTACACAATGGGATTACTTTTTCAGAAAAACACACCTTCCTGCTGTAGGGTTTTCCAGAGCAGTACTGACCTCCAGgctaaaagaaaaacagtggAAGTCCATTTGGAAAACCTGAAGCCGGGCGAGCTGATTCCCAGCAGGTTACTGGAactgtttcactgtgtgtacGAGGCCAGAAATGTCAAACTGGCCAAACTTCTGGTCAAAAACCTTCCAGATAATCTGTCGTTTTGTGGAGCTCAGCTCTCTCCAGTGGACCTCCATGTTGTTTGGCATCTTCTTTCACAAACCAAAGGACTGAAACGGACGTTTTCCCTCGACTTGAGGGACACATGCGTTCCCCTCAGTGGTCTCAAAGAGCTGGTCGCACTGGACTTTGTCACATCGTTCCG GGCCCCTACAATGGACACCATTAACCTGTGGAAGGACTTGCATCGCAGCTGCGATCAACTGAGTTTGAAAAGTGCTATTGAAAAGTTTACGATAAATCCTCTGAAGGTGTCGCAGGTGTCTCATGTGGAGAACCTGTTCGTTCTTGTACAAATCCACAATGAGAAGAAGCTGCCCTTATG CGAGGCCGAGCCGGCTCTGGAGGACGGCGTCCCGGCAGTGAGATATCTTCAGAAGCTGGAGTATGA ACTCGGCCAGCAGCACAACCCTGAGGTTTTTCTCCAGCTGGTGAAGATCTTGCCTGCTCTTCAGTCTCTCCATCACCTGGA TCTGGAGAATAATAAGATGGGAGATGTTGAAGCTGAACATCTGGCCGGTGTCCTGAGCTCACTGGCGTCTCTCAAGCTGCTCAA TCTTTCTCAGAACTGCATCGGAGATGGTGGAGTGCGGAGACTGTCACAGGCCCTGGCATCCGCGTCCTCGCTGCAGAGCCTCAG CCTGTACGGAAACGTGATCGGAGACAGCGGAGCTGAGAGCCTGGCCTCGGTTTTACCGCTCATGACGTCTCTGCTGGACCTGGA TGTAAAGTACAACAAGTTCACAGACGTCGGAGCCAAAAAGTTGAGTGCTGCGTTAAAGAACTCGACCAGTGTGAAGTCTCTACA AATGTGGAACGACTGTGTTCCCTACGGTGTTTTGGAGCATCTTCAGATTCAAGACTGCAGAATAAAAGCTCTTTAA
- the ciita gene encoding MHC class II transactivator isoform X4 yields MKKKKWVLQCNMEPRSETEPEDIMTNVDQGETPPDRLLDLIVSTPIEDFPFEEFLDTSYSEDVWDAIPDGSDDKATLVCEVYEKISPGRKAQKRKRRVDERASEKTPRSKRSKRGLIPPSPPKSSETAPGFNTSVQEGDFHLTGMSSFLHLPLTIATTASLMPSGAPAMQIIQTFNPLSSPVIKSILPVGHTYVLVSPQSLAPVPLPQIAPLSPLDGTVAPLELSMSIQPVSSLSDSASRSQSPSQTAPVSPSKDKSPSKDLPATQEIKKIPVIPKNIQDFIERLKSHLGETCSMMQGGMSMESHYIDTPLVQRKLIIRTGKNANKCLEKELVVLSDSERKKAMMHRSHVFQNCASNNKHLITVLAKAGMGKSTFVQRLALDWSSGGLQQFQFIFLLNCKLLNLTQSSFSLKSLLFDSSTSPQCDDGEAVFKHVLAFPENVLVVFDSFDEMKDLEGLLQSPATSATDGNYSIRQLFSGLFQKKILSGCTVLIVTRPKDVLNQLLRKVDSILELSCFSPKDIETYVSNYFEDASEKEDALRKIQNQKYIFSLCSNPLLCRFTCYLAEHQKSSGLPSTLTDLYQRVLGQYLEQNDDLQGSKQELVQLCNVAWDGFKTQNSLLNQKQNQNLVDYGLNSGILLTHTGREEPDNSQVTYFANLFVQNFLSALLLVHSSELSDKTLLAQTTLHQRKKKVHGEWQDVLQRYTMGLLFQKNTPSCCRVFQSSTDLQAKRKTVEVHLENLKPGELIPSRLLELFHCVYEARNVKLAKLLVKNLPDNLSFCGAQLSPVDLHVVWHLLSQTKGLKRTFSLDLRDTCVPLSGLKELVALDFVTSFRAPTMDTINLWKDLHRSCDQLSLKSAIEKFTINPLKVSQVSHVENLFVLVQIHNEKKLPLCEAEPALEDGVPAVRYLQKLEYELGQQHNPEVFLQLVKILPALQSLHHLDLENNKMGDVEAEHLAGVLSSLASLKLLNLSQNCIGDGGVRRLSQALASASSLQSLSLYGNVIGDSGAESLASVLPLMTSLLDLDVKYNKFTDVGAKKLSAALKNSTSVKSLQMWNDCVPYGVLEHLQIQDCRIKAL; encoded by the exons atgaaaaaaaaaaaatgggtttTGCAGTGTAATATGGAGCCGCGCTCTGAAACag AACCTGAAGACATCATGACCAATGTGGATCAAGGGGAAACCCCTCCTG aTCGGTTATTGGACCTCATCGTGTCCACTCCGATTGAAGATTTTCCATTTGAAGAGTTTCTCG acacAAGTTACTCAGAAGATGTCTGGGACGCAATCCCAG ATGGATCAGACGATAAAGCCACACTGGTATGTGAAGTTTACGAGAAGATTTCCCCTGGCAGAAAAGCACAGAAAAGGAAGCGTAGAG TGGATGAGAGAGCATCAGAGAAAACTCCTCGCTCTAAACGCAGTAAACGAG gtctcatccctccatcaccccCCAAGAGCTCTGAAACAGCCCCAGGGTTCAACACTtctgtacaggaaggggatttCCATCTAACCGGCATGTCCTCGTTTTTACACCTCCCCTTAACGATTGCCACCACTGCCTCCCTGATGCCCTCTG GTGCGCCAGCAATGCAGATCATTCAAACATTCAATCCTCTTTCTTCTCCGGTCATTAAAAGTATTCTGCCAGTTGGACACACCTATGTGTTGG TTTCACCTCAATCTCTAGCTCCAGTGCCGTTGCCACAGATCGCCCCTCTGTCACCTC TGGACGGTACAGTGGCTCCTTTAGAGCTCAGCATGTCCATTCAGCCTGTAAGCTCGTTATCGGACAGTGCGAGTAGGAGTCAGTCTCCATCCCAAACAGCTCCAGTTTCACCCTCAAAAG ACAAATCACCCTCCAAAGATCTTCCTGCAACCCAGGAGATCAAGAAGATTCCAGTGATACCAA AGAACATTCAAGACTTTATCGAGCGTTTGAAATCACACCTTGGAGAAACGTGTAGTATGATGCAAGGAGGAATGAGCATGGAGTCACACTACATAGACACGCCGCTGGTGCAGAGGAAGCTGATAATCAGGACTGGAAAGAATGCAAACAAATGCTTAGAGAAGGAACTTGTGGTGCTCAGTGACTCGGAGCGAAAGAAAGCCATGATGCACAGGAGCCATGTTTTCCAAAACTGTGCATCCAATAACAAGCACCTAATCACCGTCCTTGCGAAAGCCGGCATGGGAAAAAGCACTTTCGTCCAGCGTTTGGCCTTGGACTGGTCCAGCGGTGGCCTTCAGCAGTTCCAGTTTATCTTTCTACTGAATTGCAAGCTTCTCAATCTGACTCAGAGCAGCTTCAGTCTGAAGAGTCTGCTTTTCGATTCTTCCACGTCTCCCCAGTGTGACGATGGGGAGGCCGTCTTCAAACATGTGCTCGCCTTCCCAGAGAACGTTCTTGTAGTTTTTGACAGTTTCGATGAAATGAAAGACCTCGAAGGTCTTCTTCAGTCCCCTGCTACCTCAGCAACGGATGGCAACTACAGTATCAGGCAGCTGTTCTCTGGTTTGTTCCAGAAAAAGATTCTGTCAGGGTGTACTGTTTTGATCGTCACCCGACCCAAAGATGTCCTGAATCAGCTGCTGCGTAAAGTAGACAGTATCCTGGAGTTATCTTGCTTTTCTCCGAAGGACATAGAAACGTACGTCTCTAACTATTTTGAGGACGCTTCGGAGAAAGAGGACGCACTAAGAAAAATCCAAAACCAAAAGTACATTTTCAGCTTGTGCTCGAACCCTTTGCTGTGTCGTTTTACCTGCTATTTGGCGGAGCATCAAAAAAGCAGTGGTTTGCCATCGACTCTAACGGATTTATACCAGAGAGTGCTGGGCCAGTATCTAGAGCAGAATGATGACCTTCAGGGATCCAAACAGGAACTTGTGCAGTTGTGTAACGTGGCATGGGATGGGTTTAAGACTCAGAACTCCCTtttaaaccaaaaacaaaaccaaaacctgGTAGACTACGGACTCAACTCTGGGATTCttttaacacacacaggaagggAAGAACCAGACAACAGCCAGGTCACTTATTTTGCTAATCTTTTTGTGCAGAACTTTCTAAGTGCCCTGCTTTTGGTACATTCCAGTGAACTGAGCGATAAAACGCTTCTGGCTCAGACCACGCTCCACCAACGGAAAAAAAAGGTTCATGGAGAATGGCAGGATGTGCTTCAGCGGTACACAATGGGATTACTTTTTCAGAAAAACACACCTTCCTGCTGTAGGGTTTTCCAGAGCAGTACTGACCTCCAGgctaaaagaaaaacagtggAAGTCCATTTGGAAAACCTGAAGCCGGGCGAGCTGATTCCCAGCAGGTTACTGGAactgtttcactgtgtgtacGAGGCCAGAAATGTCAAACTGGCCAAACTTCTGGTCAAAAACCTTCCAGATAATCTGTCGTTTTGTGGAGCTCAGCTCTCTCCAGTGGACCTCCATGTTGTTTGGCATCTTCTTTCACAAACCAAAGGACTGAAACGGACGTTTTCCCTCGACTTGAGGGACACATGCGTTCCCCTCAGTGGTCTCAAAGAGCTGGTCGCACTGGACTTTGTCACATCGTTCCG GGCCCCTACAATGGACACCATTAACCTGTGGAAGGACTTGCATCGCAGCTGCGATCAACTGAGTTTGAAAAGTGCTATTGAAAAGTTTACGATAAATCCTCTGAAGGTGTCGCAGGTGTCTCATGTGGAGAACCTGTTCGTTCTTGTACAAATCCACAATGAGAAGAAGCTGCCCTTATG CGAGGCCGAGCCGGCTCTGGAGGACGGCGTCCCGGCAGTGAGATATCTTCAGAAGCTGGAGTATGA ACTCGGCCAGCAGCACAACCCTGAGGTTTTTCTCCAGCTGGTGAAGATCTTGCCTGCTCTTCAGTCTCTCCATCACCTGGA TCTGGAGAATAATAAGATGGGAGATGTTGAAGCTGAACATCTGGCCGGTGTCCTGAGCTCACTGGCGTCTCTCAAGCTGCTCAA TCTTTCTCAGAACTGCATCGGAGATGGTGGAGTGCGGAGACTGTCACAGGCCCTGGCATCCGCGTCCTCGCTGCAGAGCCTCAG CCTGTACGGAAACGTGATCGGAGACAGCGGAGCTGAGAGCCTGGCCTCGGTTTTACCGCTCATGACGTCTCTGCTGGACCTGGA TGTAAAGTACAACAAGTTCACAGACGTCGGAGCCAAAAAGTTGAGTGCTGCGTTAAAGAACTCGACCAGTGTGAAGTCTCTACA AATGTGGAACGACTGTGTTCCCTACGGTGTTTTGGAGCATCTTCAGATTCAAGACTGCAGAATAAAAGCTCTTTAA
- the ciita gene encoding MHC class II transactivator isoform X1, with product MVPFQEVLSEVRKVLQEAKLLPSLLTQLVEAQIFSAQYYQSFFAENLSDADVDVDDLARRLALPVWEKWDASKVIFSSVLMENEPENPEPEDIMTNVDQGETPPDRLLDLIVSTPIEDFPFEEFLDTSYSEDVWDAIPDGSDDKATLVCEVYEKISPGRKAQKRKRRAVDERASEKTPRSKRSKRGLIPPSPPKSSETAPGFNTSVQEGDFHLTGMSSFLHLPLTIATTASLMPSGAPAMQIIQTFNPLSSPVIKSILPVGHTYVLVSPQSLAPVPLPQIAPLSPLDGTVAPLELSMSIQPVSSLSDSASRSQSPSQTAPVSPSKDKSPSKDLPATQEIKKIPVIPKNIQDFIERLKSHLGETCSMMQGGMSMESHYIDTPLVQRKLIIRTGKNANKCLEKELVVLSDSERKKAMMHRSHVFQNCASNNKHLITVLAKAGMGKSTFVQRLALDWSSGGLQQFQFIFLLNCKLLNLTQSSFSLKSLLFDSSTSPQCDDGEAVFKHVLAFPENVLVVFDSFDEMKDLEGLLQSPATSATDGNYSIRQLFSGLFQKKILSGCTVLIVTRPKDVLNQLLRKVDSILELSCFSPKDIETYVSNYFEDASEKEDALRKIQNQKYIFSLCSNPLLCRFTCYLAEHQKSSGLPSTLTDLYQRVLGQYLEQNDDLQGSKQELVQLCNVAWDGFKTQNSLLNQKQNQNLVDYGLNSGILLTHTGREEPDNSQVTYFANLFVQNFLSALLLVHSSELSDKTLLAQTTLHQRKKKVHGEWQDVLQRYTMGLLFQKNTPSCCRVFQSSTDLQAKRKTVEVHLENLKPGELIPSRLLELFHCVYEARNVKLAKLLVKNLPDNLSFCGAQLSPVDLHVVWHLLSQTKGLKRTFSLDLRDTCVPLSGLKELVALDFVTSFRAPTMDTINLWKDLHRSCDQLSLKSAIEKFTINPLKVSQVSHVENLFVLVQIHNEKKLPLCEAEPALEDGVPAVRYLQKLEYELGQQHNPEVFLQLVKILPALQSLHHLDLENNKMGDVEAEHLAGVLSSLASLKLLNLSQNCIGDGGVRRLSQALASASSLQSLSLYGNVIGDSGAESLASVLPLMTSLLDLDVKYNKFTDVGAKKLSAALKNSTSVKSLQMWNDCVPYGVLEHLQIQDCRIKAL from the exons ATGGTGCCTTTCCAAGAGGTTCTATCTGAGGTCAGGAAGGTTCTGCAGGAGGCAAAGCTCCTTCCTTCACTCCTTACCCAGCTTGTGGAGGCTCAGATCTTCTCGGCTCAGTACTACCAGAGCTTTTTTGCTGAGAATCTGAGTGATGCGGATGTGGACGTAGACGATTTGGCCAGGAGACTCGCTCTTCCCGTTTGGGAGAAGTGGGATGCCAGCAAAGTGATCTTCTCCTCAGTGCTCATGGAGAATGAGCCGGAGAACCCTG AACCTGAAGACATCATGACCAATGTGGATCAAGGGGAAACCCCTCCTG aTCGGTTATTGGACCTCATCGTGTCCACTCCGATTGAAGATTTTCCATTTGAAGAGTTTCTCG acacAAGTTACTCAGAAGATGTCTGGGACGCAATCCCAG ATGGATCAGACGATAAAGCCACACTGGTATGTGAAGTTTACGAGAAGATTTCCCCTGGCAGAAAAGCACAGAAAAGGAAGCGTAGAG cAGTGGATGAGAGAGCATCAGAGAAAACTCCTCGCTCTAAACGCAGTAAACGAG gtctcatccctccatcaccccCCAAGAGCTCTGAAACAGCCCCAGGGTTCAACACTtctgtacaggaaggggatttCCATCTAACCGGCATGTCCTCGTTTTTACACCTCCCCTTAACGATTGCCACCACTGCCTCCCTGATGCCCTCTG GTGCGCCAGCAATGCAGATCATTCAAACATTCAATCCTCTTTCTTCTCCGGTCATTAAAAGTATTCTGCCAGTTGGACACACCTATGTGTTGG TTTCACCTCAATCTCTAGCTCCAGTGCCGTTGCCACAGATCGCCCCTCTGTCACCTC TGGACGGTACAGTGGCTCCTTTAGAGCTCAGCATGTCCATTCAGCCTGTAAGCTCGTTATCGGACAGTGCGAGTAGGAGTCAGTCTCCATCCCAAACAGCTCCAGTTTCACCCTCAAAAG ACAAATCACCCTCCAAAGATCTTCCTGCAACCCAGGAGATCAAGAAGATTCCAGTGATACCAA AGAACATTCAAGACTTTATCGAGCGTTTGAAATCACACCTTGGAGAAACGTGTAGTATGATGCAAGGAGGAATGAGCATGGAGTCACACTACATAGACACGCCGCTGGTGCAGAGGAAGCTGATAATCAGGACTGGAAAGAATGCAAACAAATGCTTAGAGAAGGAACTTGTGGTGCTCAGTGACTCGGAGCGAAAGAAAGCCATGATGCACAGGAGCCATGTTTTCCAAAACTGTGCATCCAATAACAAGCACCTAATCACCGTCCTTGCGAAAGCCGGCATGGGAAAAAGCACTTTCGTCCAGCGTTTGGCCTTGGACTGGTCCAGCGGTGGCCTTCAGCAGTTCCAGTTTATCTTTCTACTGAATTGCAAGCTTCTCAATCTGACTCAGAGCAGCTTCAGTCTGAAGAGTCTGCTTTTCGATTCTTCCACGTCTCCCCAGTGTGACGATGGGGAGGCCGTCTTCAAACATGTGCTCGCCTTCCCAGAGAACGTTCTTGTAGTTTTTGACAGTTTCGATGAAATGAAAGACCTCGAAGGTCTTCTTCAGTCCCCTGCTACCTCAGCAACGGATGGCAACTACAGTATCAGGCAGCTGTTCTCTGGTTTGTTCCAGAAAAAGATTCTGTCAGGGTGTACTGTTTTGATCGTCACCCGACCCAAAGATGTCCTGAATCAGCTGCTGCGTAAAGTAGACAGTATCCTGGAGTTATCTTGCTTTTCTCCGAAGGACATAGAAACGTACGTCTCTAACTATTTTGAGGACGCTTCGGAGAAAGAGGACGCACTAAGAAAAATCCAAAACCAAAAGTACATTTTCAGCTTGTGCTCGAACCCTTTGCTGTGTCGTTTTACCTGCTATTTGGCGGAGCATCAAAAAAGCAGTGGTTTGCCATCGACTCTAACGGATTTATACCAGAGAGTGCTGGGCCAGTATCTAGAGCAGAATGATGACCTTCAGGGATCCAAACAGGAACTTGTGCAGTTGTGTAACGTGGCATGGGATGGGTTTAAGACTCAGAACTCCCTtttaaaccaaaaacaaaaccaaaacctgGTAGACTACGGACTCAACTCTGGGATTCttttaacacacacaggaagggAAGAACCAGACAACAGCCAGGTCACTTATTTTGCTAATCTTTTTGTGCAGAACTTTCTAAGTGCCCTGCTTTTGGTACATTCCAGTGAACTGAGCGATAAAACGCTTCTGGCTCAGACCACGCTCCACCAACGGAAAAAAAAGGTTCATGGAGAATGGCAGGATGTGCTTCAGCGGTACACAATGGGATTACTTTTTCAGAAAAACACACCTTCCTGCTGTAGGGTTTTCCAGAGCAGTACTGACCTCCAGgctaaaagaaaaacagtggAAGTCCATTTGGAAAACCTGAAGCCGGGCGAGCTGATTCCCAGCAGGTTACTGGAactgtttcactgtgtgtacGAGGCCAGAAATGTCAAACTGGCCAAACTTCTGGTCAAAAACCTTCCAGATAATCTGTCGTTTTGTGGAGCTCAGCTCTCTCCAGTGGACCTCCATGTTGTTTGGCATCTTCTTTCACAAACCAAAGGACTGAAACGGACGTTTTCCCTCGACTTGAGGGACACATGCGTTCCCCTCAGTGGTCTCAAAGAGCTGGTCGCACTGGACTTTGTCACATCGTTCCG GGCCCCTACAATGGACACCATTAACCTGTGGAAGGACTTGCATCGCAGCTGCGATCAACTGAGTTTGAAAAGTGCTATTGAAAAGTTTACGATAAATCCTCTGAAGGTGTCGCAGGTGTCTCATGTGGAGAACCTGTTCGTTCTTGTACAAATCCACAATGAGAAGAAGCTGCCCTTATG CGAGGCCGAGCCGGCTCTGGAGGACGGCGTCCCGGCAGTGAGATATCTTCAGAAGCTGGAGTATGA ACTCGGCCAGCAGCACAACCCTGAGGTTTTTCTCCAGCTGGTGAAGATCTTGCCTGCTCTTCAGTCTCTCCATCACCTGGA TCTGGAGAATAATAAGATGGGAGATGTTGAAGCTGAACATCTGGCCGGTGTCCTGAGCTCACTGGCGTCTCTCAAGCTGCTCAA TCTTTCTCAGAACTGCATCGGAGATGGTGGAGTGCGGAGACTGTCACAGGCCCTGGCATCCGCGTCCTCGCTGCAGAGCCTCAG CCTGTACGGAAACGTGATCGGAGACAGCGGAGCTGAGAGCCTGGCCTCGGTTTTACCGCTCATGACGTCTCTGCTGGACCTGGA TGTAAAGTACAACAAGTTCACAGACGTCGGAGCCAAAAAGTTGAGTGCTGCGTTAAAGAACTCGACCAGTGTGAAGTCTCTACA AATGTGGAACGACTGTGTTCCCTACGGTGTTTTGGAGCATCTTCAGATTCAAGACTGCAGAATAAAAGCTCTTTAA